From a single Micromonospora sp. WMMD1102 genomic region:
- a CDS encoding metalloregulator ArsR/SmtB family transcription factor, which yields MAQYSPQLDGVFVALADPTRRDVVRRLGRGPTSVGDLAREFPMTLPSFMKHVRTLEANGLIRTVKSGRVRTCVLNRERLGLLDDWLAEQRRIWEERTDRLERLVTDPQENHDEP from the coding sequence ATGGCACAGTATTCGCCGCAGCTCGACGGAGTGTTCGTCGCCCTGGCCGACCCGACCCGGCGCGACGTCGTCCGGCGCCTCGGACGTGGCCCGACGAGCGTCGGCGACCTCGCCCGCGAGTTCCCGATGACCCTTCCCTCGTTCATGAAGCACGTACGGACGCTCGAGGCGAACGGCCTGATCCGCACGGTCAAGTCCGGCCGGGTACGCACCTGCGTGCTCAACCGGGAGCGCCTCGGCCTGCTCGACGACTGGCTCGCCGAGCAGCGCCGGATCTGGGAGGAGCGCACCGACCGCCTGGAACGGCTCGTCACCGACCCACAGGAGAACCACGATGAACCCTGA
- a CDS encoding DUF3105 domain-containing protein, translating into MSNPEQPSAEQPPASPPGPLPPTYAPPTAPLPAPGPAPATPGYPPAGAPPGYGTPPVPQQGYGQPQPGYAQPQPEYGQPQPGYAQPPGQPPAPPPGYGRQQPGYPYQQGQPVPPAPKSGPRTGLIVGIVAGGVALLLLLVCGVAGFFWYQQRDSGGDLSAVINYRQTNPGALSTDHVQEPVSYPMTPPAGGPHFPRWQNCNGDVYTEPIADGNAVHSLEHGAVWITFRPGLPPSEVGKLSTRVRGLSHMMMSPYPGQSSPISLQAWGYQLTVEDADDDAIGAFISAYRVTAAIEPGAPCGGGITTTR; encoded by the coding sequence ATGAGCAATCCCGAGCAGCCGTCAGCCGAGCAGCCGCCGGCTTCCCCGCCCGGCCCGCTGCCTCCGACGTACGCCCCGCCGACCGCGCCGCTGCCGGCGCCCGGACCGGCTCCGGCGACACCGGGCTATCCACCGGCCGGAGCGCCGCCGGGTTACGGCACCCCGCCGGTACCGCAACAGGGCTACGGCCAGCCCCAGCCCGGTTACGCCCAGCCCCAACCTGAATACGGTCAGCCCCAGCCCGGATACGCCCAGCCACCCGGCCAGCCGCCAGCGCCGCCGCCCGGATACGGGCGGCAGCAGCCGGGGTACCCGTACCAGCAGGGTCAGCCGGTGCCGCCCGCGCCGAAGTCGGGGCCGCGTACCGGGCTGATCGTCGGGATCGTGGCCGGCGGGGTGGCGCTGCTGCTGCTCCTGGTCTGCGGCGTCGCCGGGTTCTTCTGGTACCAGCAGCGGGACAGCGGCGGCGACCTCTCCGCCGTGATCAACTATCGGCAGACGAATCCGGGGGCGCTCTCCACGGACCACGTCCAGGAGCCGGTCAGCTATCCGATGACCCCGCCGGCCGGCGGACCGCACTTCCCGCGCTGGCAGAACTGCAACGGCGACGTCTACACCGAACCCATCGCGGACGGCAACGCCGTGCACAGCCTGGAGCACGGCGCGGTGTGGATCACCTTCCGGCCGGGCCTGCCGCCGTCCGAGGTGGGCAAGCTGAGCACCCGGGTACGCGGGCTGTCGCACATGATGATGAGCCCGTACCCGGGGCAGTCGTCGCCCATCTCGCTCCAGGCCTGGGGCTACCAGCTCACCGTCGAGGACGCCGACGACGACGCGATCGGCGCGTTCATCTCGGCCTACCGGGTGACCGCCGCGATCGAGCCGGGAGCGCCCTGCGGCGGCGGGATCACCACCACCCGCTAG
- a CDS encoding type I restriction-modification enzyme R subunit C-terminal domain-containing protein: protein MITYRPHPPSSTPQGSAHPGNPQFNGHSTKHAIALGHKVAGGDRIGKTIIFAKNNNHAKFIAERFDASFSRYKGDFARLITHQIEGNQSLIDTFSIPERAPHIAISVDMLDTGIDVPEVVNLVFFKIVRSKTKFWQMIGRGTRLRPDLFAPGVAKKDFFVFDFCGNFEFFGQNPTTSEGSVSPSLTERIFKARVELVSQLDQRLGGTAGNDRAATDTAEDDATDGTHSEAGLRRDLARDLHARVRGMRLDNIVVRPHRRAVEYFVDPANWQTLTPEAADQLAHELAGLPSEVADDGEEAKRFDLMILRLQHDVVTSSARHFARVRADVQEIASALLEQTTIPAIRAELTLLDEVAADEWWQDVTLPMLERARRRIRNLVRLVPKARRTIIYTDFADQVDSVTELEFVGVSVGTDRERFREKVRAYLRAHEDHVALQKLRRNRQLTSADLGDLERMLAESGVGDKQDIDQARRAAEGLGLFIRSLVGLDRNAAREAFGEFLDSRTLNAAQLDFVNLIIGDLTANGVMKPERLYESPFTGVAPRGPETLFGSEDVDRIITILDSVRARATPKTDAA from the coding sequence ATGATCACCTACAGGCCTCACCCGCCTTCCTCAACCCCGCAAGGGTCCGCCCACCCCGGGAATCCCCAGTTCAACGGCCACTCGACCAAACACGCAATAGCCCTGGGGCACAAGGTCGCCGGCGGTGACCGGATCGGCAAGACGATCATCTTCGCCAAGAACAACAACCACGCGAAGTTCATCGCCGAACGCTTCGACGCCAGCTTCTCGCGCTACAAGGGTGACTTCGCCCGGCTCATCACCCACCAGATCGAGGGCAACCAGAGCCTCATCGACACCTTCTCCATCCCGGAGCGTGCCCCGCACATCGCGATCTCGGTCGACATGCTGGACACCGGGATCGACGTACCCGAGGTGGTGAACCTCGTCTTCTTCAAGATCGTGCGGTCGAAGACGAAGTTCTGGCAGATGATCGGCCGGGGCACCCGGCTCCGGCCGGACCTGTTCGCCCCCGGCGTCGCCAAGAAGGACTTCTTCGTCTTCGACTTCTGCGGCAACTTCGAGTTCTTCGGTCAGAACCCGACGACCAGCGAGGGCTCGGTGAGCCCGTCACTTACCGAGCGGATCTTCAAGGCCAGGGTGGAGCTGGTCAGCCAGCTCGACCAGCGGCTCGGCGGCACAGCCGGCAACGACCGGGCCGCCACCGACACCGCCGAGGACGACGCGACCGACGGCACGCACAGCGAAGCCGGCCTACGCCGGGATCTGGCCCGTGACCTGCACGCCCGGGTCCGTGGCATGCGCCTGGACAACATCGTCGTACGCCCACACCGCCGCGCCGTCGAGTATTTCGTCGACCCCGCCAACTGGCAGACGCTCACCCCCGAGGCAGCCGACCAGCTCGCCCACGAACTGGCCGGACTGCCCAGCGAGGTCGCCGACGACGGCGAGGAGGCCAAACGGTTCGACCTGATGATCCTGCGGCTCCAGCACGACGTGGTCACCAGCTCCGCTCGACACTTCGCCAGGGTGCGCGCCGACGTGCAGGAGATCGCGTCGGCGCTGCTGGAGCAGACCACCATCCCGGCCATCCGCGCCGAGCTGACGCTGCTCGACGAGGTCGCCGCCGACGAGTGGTGGCAGGACGTCACGCTGCCCATGCTGGAGCGGGCGCGTCGGCGGATCCGCAACCTCGTCCGGCTGGTCCCGAAGGCGAGGCGGACCATCATCTACACCGACTTCGCCGACCAGGTCGACAGCGTCACCGAGCTGGAGTTCGTCGGGGTGAGCGTCGGCACCGACCGGGAACGGTTCCGCGAAAAGGTACGCGCCTACCTCCGCGCGCACGAGGATCACGTGGCCCTGCAGAAGCTGCGGCGCAACCGGCAGCTCACCAGCGCCGACCTCGGCGACCTGGAACGGATGCTCGCCGAGAGCGGAGTCGGCGACAAGCAGGACATCGACCAGGCGCGGCGGGCCGCCGAGGGCCTCGGACTCTTCATCCGGTCCCTGGTCGGGCTCGATCGGAACGCGGCCCGGGAGGCATTCGGCGAGTTCCTCGACAGCCGTACGCTGAACGCCGCCCAACTCGACTTCGTCAACCTGATCATCGGCGACCTGACCGCGAACGGCGTGATGAAGCCGGAGCGCCTCTACGAGTCCCCGTTCACCGGAGTCGCACCCCGGGGCCCGGAAACTCTCTTCGGCTCCGAGGACGTCGACCGGATCATCACGATCCTCGACTCCGTACGGGCGAGGGCGACGCCGAAGACCGATGCTGCCTGA